Proteins found in one Planococcus citri chromosome 2, ihPlaCitr1.1, whole genome shotgun sequence genomic segment:
- the LOC135835451 gene encoding facilitated trehalose transporter Tret1-like isoform X2: MKVKMISLLSQKLKSSVSVTFIKNTGLIFIICFSFLMCGATRTYISFLMPELKKNNATIPIDQEEASWLSALSSLSNPLGFLLGGFMMDFVGRKWSTSCTFLPFIAGWALITCANNLVALYIGTCLHGVAAGMTMTAAAYISEISVSEYRGFFLSLLSVSYWFGVVMCSVIYTYNILEWRYLALYFFIISVLMFLSTHKLPESPYWLIIQGRIDDAREVLEDTRDNQDTIKEEISKIEESINGKNPLQKTNPWISLLRAWKQIGILIILASLHKISGFTPISQYTPEFFGQFKGPVYTKRAALIYSIVSFLSTVLVPYFTHNFNRRSLLFVTSLMAGLFMLFSWVYEFYLSSLLNENTICRWIPLLGIYGYTISTTIGITSIAVILPGEILPTEISGISNAFHNISSSIITSLVNKTYFAMSNMIGFQSVLGIFAGCCFLIALLSVTILPETRGKTLREIQDTYFPRRDLQKESNTESNVEKV, translated from the exons ATGAAAGTGAAAATGATTTCGTTACTAAGCCAGAAATTGAAAAGCTCCGTTTCCGTTACCTTTATAAAAAAT ACTGGTTTAATATTTATAATCTGTTTCTCGTTCTTGATGTGTGGAGCTACTCGAACttatatttcttttttgatgcctgaattgaagaaaaataatgcCACGATTCCAATCGATCAAGAAGAAGCTTCCTGGTTGA GTGCTTTATCTTCTTTAAGCAATCCCTTGGGATTTTTGCTCGGAGGATTCATGATGGATTTCGTCGGCAGAAAATGGTCAACTTCTTGTACTTTTCTACCTTTTATCGCCGGCTGGGCGTTAATTACGTGCGCCAACAATTTAGTAGCTTTATACATCGGTACTTGTTTGCACGGAGTAGCTGCAG GAATGACCATGACAGCAGCGGCCTACATATCGGAAATCTCAGTCTCCGAGTACCGAGGATTCTTCTTATCACTGCTCTCCGTATCGTATTGGTTTGGAGTGGTAATGTGCAGCGTCATATACACTTACAATATCCTAGAATGGCGTTACCTAGCCCTATACTTCTTCATAATCTCGGTGCTGATGTTCCTGTCAACTCATAAATTACCCGAGTCACCTTATTGGTTAATAATTCAAGGTCGCATCGATGACGCTCGCGAAGTCCTCGAGGACACTCGCGATAACCAGGACACCATTAAAGAAGAGATATCAAAAATCGAGGAATCTATCAACGGCAAAAATCCGCTTCAGAAAACCAACCCTTGGATATCGTTACTCCGAGCTTGGAAACAAATCGGAATCCTTATAATACTCGCTAGTCTTCATAAGATATCCGGTTTCACACCAATTTCTCAATATACTCCGGAATTTTTCGGACAGTTCAAAGGGCCAGTTTATACAAAAAGAGCCGCGTTGATATACTCAATCGTGTCTTTCCTCAGTACCGTATTAGTGCCTTATTTTACTCATAATTTTAATCGAAGATCGTTGCTATTTGTTACTAGTCTCATGGCAGGGCTTTTCATGCTTTTTTCCTGGGTTTACGAATTCTACCTGTCATCATTATTAAACGAAAACACCATATGTAGATGGATTCCTCTATTGGGCATTTATGGCTATACCATTTCTACCACAATAGGCATCACGTCGATCGCCGTCATTCTACCAGGAGAAATCCTACCGACGGAGATCAGCGGTATATCGAACGCTTTCCACAATATATCCAGCAGTATAATCACTTCGCTGGTCAACAAAACCTATTTCGCAATGAGTAACATGATAGGTTTCCAATCAGTATTAGGAATATTCGCCGGTTGTTGCTTCCTCATCGCTTTATTATCGGTGACTATTTTACCCGAAACGCGCGGCAAAACGCTAAGGGAAATTCAGGACACGTACTTTCCAAGACGAGATTTGCAAAAAGAATCTAATACTGAATCAAACGTTGAAAAGGTCTGA
- the LOC135835451 gene encoding facilitated trehalose transporter Tret1-like isoform X3: protein MMLFIEIINQKGTGLIFIICFSFLMCGATRTYISFLMPELKKNNATIPIDQEEASWLSALSSLSNPLGFLLGGFMMDFVGRKWSTSCTFLPFIAGWALITCANNLVALYIGTCLHGVAAGMTMTAAAYISEISVSEYRGFFLSLLSVSYWFGVVMCSVIYTYNILEWRYLALYFFIISVLMFLSTHKLPESPYWLIIQGRIDDAREVLEDTRDNQDTIKEEISKIEESINGKNPLQKTNPWISLLRAWKQIGILIILASLHKISGFTPISQYTPEFFGQFKGPVYTKRAALIYSIVSFLSTVLVPYFTHNFNRRSLLFVTSLMAGLFMLFSWVYEFYLSSLLNENTICRWIPLLGIYGYTISTTIGITSIAVILPGEILPTEISGISNAFHNISSSIITSLVNKTYFAMSNMIGFQSVLGIFAGCCFLIALLSVTILPETRGKTLREIQDTYFPRRDLQKESNTESNVEKV from the exons ATGATGCTGTTCATCGAGATCATTAATCAAAAAGGG ACTGGTTTAATATTTATAATCTGTTTCTCGTTCTTGATGTGTGGAGCTACTCGAACttatatttcttttttgatgcctgaattgaagaaaaataatgcCACGATTCCAATCGATCAAGAAGAAGCTTCCTGGTTGA GTGCTTTATCTTCTTTAAGCAATCCCTTGGGATTTTTGCTCGGAGGATTCATGATGGATTTCGTCGGCAGAAAATGGTCAACTTCTTGTACTTTTCTACCTTTTATCGCCGGCTGGGCGTTAATTACGTGCGCCAACAATTTAGTAGCTTTATACATCGGTACTTGTTTGCACGGAGTAGCTGCAG GAATGACCATGACAGCAGCGGCCTACATATCGGAAATCTCAGTCTCCGAGTACCGAGGATTCTTCTTATCACTGCTCTCCGTATCGTATTGGTTTGGAGTGGTAATGTGCAGCGTCATATACACTTACAATATCCTAGAATGGCGTTACCTAGCCCTATACTTCTTCATAATCTCGGTGCTGATGTTCCTGTCAACTCATAAATTACCCGAGTCACCTTATTGGTTAATAATTCAAGGTCGCATCGATGACGCTCGCGAAGTCCTCGAGGACACTCGCGATAACCAGGACACCATTAAAGAAGAGATATCAAAAATCGAGGAATCTATCAACGGCAAAAATCCGCTTCAGAAAACCAACCCTTGGATATCGTTACTCCGAGCTTGGAAACAAATCGGAATCCTTATAATACTCGCTAGTCTTCATAAGATATCCGGTTTCACACCAATTTCTCAATATACTCCGGAATTTTTCGGACAGTTCAAAGGGCCAGTTTATACAAAAAGAGCCGCGTTGATATACTCAATCGTGTCTTTCCTCAGTACCGTATTAGTGCCTTATTTTACTCATAATTTTAATCGAAGATCGTTGCTATTTGTTACTAGTCTCATGGCAGGGCTTTTCATGCTTTTTTCCTGGGTTTACGAATTCTACCTGTCATCATTATTAAACGAAAACACCATATGTAGATGGATTCCTCTATTGGGCATTTATGGCTATACCATTTCTACCACAATAGGCATCACGTCGATCGCCGTCATTCTACCAGGAGAAATCCTACCGACGGAGATCAGCGGTATATCGAACGCTTTCCACAATATATCCAGCAGTATAATCACTTCGCTGGTCAACAAAACCTATTTCGCAATGAGTAACATGATAGGTTTCCAATCAGTATTAGGAATATTCGCCGGTTGTTGCTTCCTCATCGCTTTATTATCGGTGACTATTTTACCCGAAACGCGCGGCAAAACGCTAAGGGAAATTCAGGACACGTACTTTCCAAGACGAGATTTGCAAAAAGAATCTAATACTGAATCAAACGTTGAAAAGGTCTGA
- the LOC135835451 gene encoding facilitated trehalose transporter Tret1-like isoform X1 has translation MQFPCFGQDLDMKVKMISLLSQKLKSSVSVTFIKNTGLIFIICFSFLMCGATRTYISFLMPELKKNNATIPIDQEEASWLSALSSLSNPLGFLLGGFMMDFVGRKWSTSCTFLPFIAGWALITCANNLVALYIGTCLHGVAAGMTMTAAAYISEISVSEYRGFFLSLLSVSYWFGVVMCSVIYTYNILEWRYLALYFFIISVLMFLSTHKLPESPYWLIIQGRIDDAREVLEDTRDNQDTIKEEISKIEESINGKNPLQKTNPWISLLRAWKQIGILIILASLHKISGFTPISQYTPEFFGQFKGPVYTKRAALIYSIVSFLSTVLVPYFTHNFNRRSLLFVTSLMAGLFMLFSWVYEFYLSSLLNENTICRWIPLLGIYGYTISTTIGITSIAVILPGEILPTEISGISNAFHNISSSIITSLVNKTYFAMSNMIGFQSVLGIFAGCCFLIALLSVTILPETRGKTLREIQDTYFPRRDLQKESNTESNVEKV, from the exons TTTCCTTGTTTTGGCCAAGATCTCGACATGAAAGTGAAAATGATTTCGTTACTAAGCCAGAAATTGAAAAGCTCCGTTTCCGTTACCTTTATAAAAAAT ACTGGTTTAATATTTATAATCTGTTTCTCGTTCTTGATGTGTGGAGCTACTCGAACttatatttcttttttgatgcctgaattgaagaaaaataatgcCACGATTCCAATCGATCAAGAAGAAGCTTCCTGGTTGA GTGCTTTATCTTCTTTAAGCAATCCCTTGGGATTTTTGCTCGGAGGATTCATGATGGATTTCGTCGGCAGAAAATGGTCAACTTCTTGTACTTTTCTACCTTTTATCGCCGGCTGGGCGTTAATTACGTGCGCCAACAATTTAGTAGCTTTATACATCGGTACTTGTTTGCACGGAGTAGCTGCAG GAATGACCATGACAGCAGCGGCCTACATATCGGAAATCTCAGTCTCCGAGTACCGAGGATTCTTCTTATCACTGCTCTCCGTATCGTATTGGTTTGGAGTGGTAATGTGCAGCGTCATATACACTTACAATATCCTAGAATGGCGTTACCTAGCCCTATACTTCTTCATAATCTCGGTGCTGATGTTCCTGTCAACTCATAAATTACCCGAGTCACCTTATTGGTTAATAATTCAAGGTCGCATCGATGACGCTCGCGAAGTCCTCGAGGACACTCGCGATAACCAGGACACCATTAAAGAAGAGATATCAAAAATCGAGGAATCTATCAACGGCAAAAATCCGCTTCAGAAAACCAACCCTTGGATATCGTTACTCCGAGCTTGGAAACAAATCGGAATCCTTATAATACTCGCTAGTCTTCATAAGATATCCGGTTTCACACCAATTTCTCAATATACTCCGGAATTTTTCGGACAGTTCAAAGGGCCAGTTTATACAAAAAGAGCCGCGTTGATATACTCAATCGTGTCTTTCCTCAGTACCGTATTAGTGCCTTATTTTACTCATAATTTTAATCGAAGATCGTTGCTATTTGTTACTAGTCTCATGGCAGGGCTTTTCATGCTTTTTTCCTGGGTTTACGAATTCTACCTGTCATCATTATTAAACGAAAACACCATATGTAGATGGATTCCTCTATTGGGCATTTATGGCTATACCATTTCTACCACAATAGGCATCACGTCGATCGCCGTCATTCTACCAGGAGAAATCCTACCGACGGAGATCAGCGGTATATCGAACGCTTTCCACAATATATCCAGCAGTATAATCACTTCGCTGGTCAACAAAACCTATTTCGCAATGAGTAACATGATAGGTTTCCAATCAGTATTAGGAATATTCGCCGGTTGTTGCTTCCTCATCGCTTTATTATCGGTGACTATTTTACCCGAAACGCGCGGCAAAACGCTAAGGGAAATTCAGGACACGTACTTTCCAAGACGAGATTTGCAAAAAGAATCTAATACTGAATCAAACGTTGAAAAGGTCTGA